The following nucleotide sequence is from Trifolium pratense cultivar HEN17-A07 linkage group LG2, ARS_RC_1.1, whole genome shotgun sequence.
CAAAATATTTCATTCTACTTTAttaaaattgagtttgagaTGTATACACTAAATTAATTACCTTATCCCAAAGGAAAATCAAGTATACACTAAATTAATTTACTCTTGATCATCATGTTCACAATAGCATTGTAATACGACAACAAAACATGCACCCACCATATGTACAATAGTAATTTCTCCTAAAGtattagattatatatatatttcatatgGTTGAATTGGATGATGAACATATAACATGTTAGTTGTTTTCCACTAGCAACtgttaatttaaatattatttgtctcTTTCTTTCCCCAATAttataataacataaataatccaatttgttgataaaaaaatgcaaaCCACCTAATAAAATGATGTGACGATTAAAATTGTGAGAAAAggtcaaattttcaaaataaagaagAGGACTTTTACATTTGCCGGAAAGTTAGTATTTCACGAAAGGGTaatcattatttattattcatataataacaataatatgaCTGATGTTacgagtttaatttttattttatcctaGATTAACATTCTTTTCATATacataacaaaagaaaagatcATATTATATCAtaccaaatgaaaaaaaaaaagtcatactATTGAGTTGGGAACAACTTGAGCTTAACTTTCAAGTCAGGTGGTTCGTCACCTATGCGCgcataattttaattaacattttttcattcttttaatCTAATACTTAACGTAAATCTTGTCGTTTTTTGTCCCTGTGAATATGATCCAAATAGTAGAGATATTGTATGTAAAATGTAGGAATTCactacttattcatcttaacCGTAAAATTATAGTCATTAGgctatgacaaaaaaaaattgacgtaTTTCTCGAATTGTcaactatattttaatttgtttgtaaaaataaattaattttttgaccaaaaataaaaaaaaaatcatatatgtaaaattatataatgtttttttttactaatcatAATGAAGTAAAACGCCACTTCTCAAGAATGTTAATTTGTATATTATATTTACTACATTTGTTTATGCAAAAATCTTTGTATGATTTTTGGACATGTACTAaatgtttataattttattttacttgtacTTCAAGTTAACCCGACCAATCCTACGTTTACCCTAATACCCTAATATGAGTTAAAGTAGCACACCATGTAATTATTTTGAGTGTATTATGCATGTTTATGGTAATACTCTTAtacaaatactccctccggttctaaatataagagaaagtttactttttaaattcattaagaatctaatgtatttagtccatattatgaatcaaatgcattatatttttaatgaatctaaaaaatagactttctcttatatttagaacCGAAGGGAGGGAGTATAAAATTTTGGTCTGGTCAAAATTAACTACTCATACTAAAATAGAGTTGTCATGGCCGGCTAAAGGATAAAACtactaaagttcttgttttCGGCCTCTCCTTCCTCGACTCAGAAATACTGAAATCCATCCACCACTTGATCAATTGTCTTTTTTTCAAGTTGGGTCGAGTATAAACTCAATTCTTTTTAATGTCACTCGAATTGATCCAACTTTCTCAAATCTAGGTTCGGTACTAAAAAAGAAGGGAGTGTCACAAAGGTGTGGCTCTATAGACAAGGGCAACATGACAATGAGAGTActaatccaaacataaaccaataTAAAGGCTTGTCTACATCATCCTCCATCATAAACCTTTTAACACCTATGGGTCAACAATATTAGGAAGACTTGATGAACATGGGGAGGAAGATACGCAAAGGAATTTGTGATTGACGATGTTGATTCACTACTAGAAATAATTATTGAACAAAATttgtaatgaaaaaaaataaaattaagtcaCACTTTGTATTTCTGTATCACAAAATTTTGTGACAAACTTAAGGATAAATTACACGTTCTAACTATCTACGTACATTGatctcttgattttttttttaataaatctatctatatatataaatcctagatagttgtggaattgcatatctaaaccctaatccacaaaccaatgaaaacctttcatttagccacatcatccacttacatccatttaatgtggggtactaattgttgttattattattattattattattattattattattattattttgggttattattcattttaaatttttttgttcattttattattttgtgtattttattgtcttttttttcaaaaaagttaatgtttttgctaataatcttttgcccaatttttataaatataaggagttggtcgattgtcaggactactttctaatgttagtaaaaaaaaaatagataaaataaattttactaatggttgttatgccctgtatgatttttatcatattcgatatttgagtatgagttaagttggtttatctttgctccaataagtttcaaattaatataaatgtcaaattcgataatacagtagttttttgtaagagataatgaagtagtttatccaactcagaatcctccaatgagatttataatataaataaaaacttatgtttcaacatcgattgttttcccgggtcaattatatgttatcatttccatagttattttgaagaatgagttaaagatattgcgatcaaatgcacagtgtatgagtatgaccacaaaccgttttcatagcgacatgacaatttatggattaccaacttattttggtagatgcaataagATTCATtataatcttttcgaaatgtataaatacatctttaatatctatcttatatttacatcattttattattattattattttgttgttgttaatgttattattataattttcataatacttattgatTCAATTTaaacgaatgatttttcaacattacaatataaaataccgcataatacccgtgcatcgcacgggtgtgggactagtaaaatttgaattataagaagAATAAAATGTACTCAACTCTTAAAAACTCTTATAATTTAAAAGAGCACAATTAATTGCTCTAATTACAAACTAgaggtaattttttttggtaaattaaaggtatcctctgcgcgcaactgcagagactaatctccTCGAGGCGACTGAGATACATTTAAGGGTTTGACCTCTCTCAACAAATGTTTCTCTATACGCACCGGCCGGAGATCGAACCCAAAACCAAATGATTAAGGGactcaagtatctaccacttgtgtcacactatATTGCTAAACTAGAGGTAAGTTTTACTACTATAAACTAAAGATAAATTTTACGTTTTAACTATgagtcatgttaacatgtgcccttaggtcACATGATAAGATAactaaatatagaaatatagcatttaatgttataaaatatttaatgtttaagaaGTTGAATACACAATTTTCAAGAGAATATTTCCATATTTATCTCCTTagcatgtgcccttagggcacaagttaacattttcctttaacTATCTACATTTCTCTTGggttttctaaaaaaaaaaacaagtattGTCTTGATGAACAAATTTAGGAATCATACATTTATGCATTTGAGATATAGATGACGTCCGTTCTTGatccaagaaaaataaaatgatgtgTTGAAGACCTCACTTCATTACTAGGAACCTAATTCGTCTTAAACACACTAATGCAAAAGTATCCTAAGCTAAAGTGATATAAAAGGTGTTAGAAAAAGGAGACGTTATCTTGTCTTATGCAATATTGACAATGACAAGAACAAACACTTCAAACGTTTGCTAGAACATGACAACCACGTGTGAGGCCTAGATCTATTAATTCTTAGAACATGACCATAGTTGGTTTAGGTTGCTAAATTGATGTAAAAAGTAGTAAATTTGAGTTAAAAGAACGTACACTAACGAAGAAGACAATGTGGGGAACGTTGTTGATAAAAATAAGATTAGGAAAGTGGCTGGAAAATTACTGCACACAATAGTAGTGCCGTAAGACAACGACTGCTCACTAACCCTTAACTTAGAACCGACACATGTCCGTGATCCAAAGGGTGGTTCAGGTAATATTCAACAACTACAAATAAACAACGAGACAAATAAGTACATTCATAAAAACCATAATGCCCGTTGCCAAAATATGAAATACCCAATTTAGACACCACTCAACATCTGCCAGCTAGTAATTGCTGTAATGTAATGgcaatgtaaataaataaatttgtccCTTTGCACCTAGGAAAGACATTGATATGTCACACGATGATTCGGTTATAACGATATGTAAATAATTTTGTAAGGGTTATTTGAGTCTTGAAACATATTTCTATCCAAATAAATGTATGTTTCACGGTGATTTTGACATAAACACCATCATAATAACTTACCATAATTCTGATATATCCACTATGATACCGAACATAAACTAAATATGTTGTTAGAAGTCCCATATTAGCTAGATATATAGAATAGATAACATTTATAAGGGTAATGCAAACTTCAactctcaaattaatttttgtggttgagtatatgcctctcaaattctaatatgatatCAGAGCTTATCCTAGATCGAGTTATTGTTTTGTGGAGACCTCTCATATTTGGGCCACCTGTTGTTGTTGCAAACTTCAAATTTTAAGCTAGCTTTTGCGATTGAGTATAAgcctcccaaattctaatatatGTATTCAACTTATCGAAGatttaagaaaaaatgaaatgaagaaaaaataaattgtactATTTGTAAATTTTGTATTGGGTGTTGACCTATACATCACACCGGCCAGCGTAAGTCCACGAACCAAAGAAGGTTGGCGCACATGTGGGGGCAACATAATTTAAGTGGTAGTGTTTTGCTTGCATATGGCAAATTATTGGGCAAGTAAATAATAAATTGCATATGCGCGTATAGAAGCAATTAATTTAAGTCATGGGGTAACATTGACACCGAAAGACATAACCCTTATAACAGCATTCTTTAATGAAGTTCATATTGTCTCAAAAACTAAATTCAAAGTGTGTTCAGATAGATTTCCAATGAAATTAACTAATCATTgtaatttcataaatttttgtAATAAAGCTATGTAATTTTTGTCAATGCAAACAATTTTTGCATGCGATGCATTTTTCACCGTAAAATGAGATGTTCAATACTTAATTTTTGCGTTGTCATTCTTTAAAGAAGTTGTAAAAGAATTTCGGAGGATTaaatctatattttaaaatatatttagtagttaaaaaaaattcaaaaaataatataataaatgatcATTCTCTCATCCCTCTTTTCTAAAACCTTTCATCAAAACatatgaaaaatgttatttaaacatatctttttaacaaaaatacaacaaaagtacatttttagttttttttaatattatttgtatGTTTTGATAACCGTATTATGAGTAAATAGAATACCATGTTGTATTTTTAGCgcaacattatttttttgataagcaaaaagATTGAATTAATTTGTAGAGAtcattgaagaaaaaattagaAGAATTTTCTAATGGAGAGGATCAACAACCatagaagaaatttttttaggGCTAACTAAAAGGAAGAATATAATTATCTCAATactatagtatttttttttaatgaaaagctttcaattattgtaaaaaagataaaaagctTTTATTTCTAGAACTAGaatactttttctttcttttatttctagAACTAGAATATAATACTTACTAGATGCTTTTAACCATTTCCATAGGAGCATAAAAAAATAGGTagcatttcaattttttaaaacccAAAATGAGAAGGAATCTTAAGCCATTATTATTTTGATGCATTCATAGCTGTCCGTCCACTTCTTTGTTTGAAGTCCCCCACTTCCAAACCTTACCCCTCTTTTTATatattctcttctttttcattcatttttcacTACTCTCTCTTTCTAATCTTTTCTCTCCTTCACACACACCACTTTCCTTTCTAAATTCTAAATCTCTCTCCATCCTAAAATGGCTTCCTCTGCAGCAGTACAAATTTTTCTCATCTTGGGTCTTTTAGCCACTTCTTGTTTAGCACAAGCCCCAACTGCTGCACCAACAAAACCACCAACAGCAACCCCAGCACCAAAAGCTCAACCACCTGCAGCAGCAACACCACCAACAGCAACTCCACCTACAGCAACACCACCTGCAGCAGCAACACCACCAACAGCAACTCCACCTACAGCAACACCACCTGCACCTGCTTCCTCTCCAGCAACTTCCCCTCCAGCACCAACTCCAGCTTCTACCCCATCTACAGCACCCACTCCTTCCACTGCTGGCTCTCCTCCTGCACCCACTCCTGACTCTCTAGGACCCGGACCCAGCGGAGCTGATACCCCACCTTCTCCCTCTGCAGCATTTTCCTACAGCAAACCCATCATTGCTGCAACTGCTCTCTCTGCAGCTCTTTTCGCCATCGCTTTCTAAGATTTGTCCATGTGGAGGCTTTTTGGCCCTTGATCTTACTTTTCATTGACGGACGGACGGACGGGATCTATTTGATTTATTATCCtctggttttttattttaatttgagttagtattttattttttgttaattttcgTCTTGAtgtgttattattatttctctatTTATACTTTTCGTTGATGTGTTTGTTGATTCGACGGACGAGATTGATCTtcatgattatgatgatgatttattttgtgatttaatttgttttggtgTTCACACGTGTATGTATATGACCGTGATGATGATTTCATTGTACATCCATTAATTCATAGAATAAAACTGTTTGTCATTCTTTTTACTATAATTTTGtatgaaattatgttatttttttagtcTGAATTATTTATTGGATATGCTAAATTACTTTGTATTACATGAATGGAGATAGCTTTTTATATATGGAGTAGATCAATTTATAGTATaggttttaaaattttgaatcatGGATATGATCTCATAACACTGTTAGAAAAAatgacttttttattatttcaagtGGCATCATTCTACAACGGTTCCTGATGAGATTTGAacttgattttaaaattataaggtTTAGTTCTTACTATTGAAATAACACATTAAAGTGTGTATTAGAAAAAATTTCTACAAAAAATAGGTACTTAGAAAACAAGATAAAATCTCCTTGGAATTTATGTCATTAATTAGATTTAGTgtgaaatttataatttttcttgcTAATTACTCTAGAATTGAAGGTTCTAAAAATATTGACATAGTTAGCCAAGGAGGATATGGGTCCAAGGGAATGAGACATTAAAATACAAATTCTTTGTTAAGCGGGATGTTCATATTTAATGTCCGAGAGTGCTTCGAATAAGATAACATTAGTAGAGGAAACttagaaaggaaagaaaaaaaaccatgaCATTGTTGAGCAACTAAGGTGACCCTTTAGGCAAACTTACAATTATCCTCAATCTTGTTTGAAGAATTGTCAAAGTTAGATGTGAAAATCTGTTTCAATCGGTTGTTCTCATATCATTCAATAATAATTGTTGGTGTGACTACCACGACCCCAAataatgtgtatatatacacaattaTTTAACTTTGTTCACAAtatactctctctctctcttctttttttttttttatttttatttataaatgtttgctatatatatatatatatatatatatatatatatatatatatatatatatatatatatatatatatatatattctacgTACAAAGTTAGATATTGATAGagcttgatttttatttatccTTGATGTTGCATCTAGAGTATAAGAAGATGGCAGTGGTCCAATGGTGGTGGGTAAATGGTGATAGGGGTTGGATGGATGAGTCgatcaaaataggggatcataATTATTTATGGCACAAGTTAATAGTTGTTGACTAATGAGGGTAGCTTAAATGTGTGATTTTGTTATTGCAATTAGACTAAGTGGAACAAATGGTGACAAAGGAAGATGATAGTGCATGCAATATGTCTTAATTGGCTATTAATTAACGAGTTGGTATCCTTTCAATTTTACTAAGAAATAGAGATTTTATTAAGAGGAAAAAATTATCCAAGAGAGTTTAGATAATATAGCACACCGCATGTCTTTTCTAACTTAATATTTTTGAGTTGAGTTCCTATCTTGGCGATACAACAAGGTTAAAAggatttttgttttatgaaaaaaatggagagaaaaaCGAATTGAATTGTTTCGAATTACTCAATCTTTAAATTGTTTAGGATTGAAATTAAGTATCTAAAATTGtaacaatatatattaatatttgtttatctaattttattttatatttagatcAG
It contains:
- the LOC123903878 gene encoding classical arabinogalactan protein 4-like, translating into MASSAAVQIFLILGLLATSCLAQAPTAAPTKPPTATPAPKAQPPAAATPPTATPPTATPPAAATPPTATPPTATPPAPASSPATSPPAPTPASTPSTAPTPSTAGSPPAPTPDSLGPGPSGADTPPSPSAAFSYSKPIIAATALSAALFAIAF